AATTTTGAAGTTCCTCTGATTCCCATTGTTGGGGATGGCTTTTGCTTCCCTTACCTTGTGAACTTAACTGTGAAGAAGAAAGTCCTTGGACTCTCACATATAGACATAGATGTGTTGGATGATACTGGGAATTCCCTTCTACAAGGTGATGGAAAAGTTTGGCATCtaaggaagaaaaagagaatcATTACTGATCCTGCTGGTTTACCCCTCCTTACTCTGCGCGAAaaggtatgaaaaaaaaaaaatcgttccAATTTAggtattttactttcttttttgatctgtcccaaaaagagtgattctttctatatttattaaataaacaattcaaacatcctactTGCAAGTTTAACACCACAAGATTCaacatattcttttgtgtaaaaTGATTTAGCATTGAAGTATCTCAAAAATTGCAAATTATGAACTGAAAATAAGGTGATTTTTCAATGTTCGACAGACACTTTCATGGCGTAATACGTGGAAAGTTTATCGTGGGGAGAGTTCAGACAGAAATGATGTGCTCTACACAGTTAAAAGATCAAGCACAATTCAAATGAAAATGCAACTTGATGTGTTCTTGGCTAGCAATGTCAATGGAGAGATCTGTGATTTCCATGTAAAGGGATCTTTCACCAATCAGTCTTTCAAAGTTTACAAAAGGGACACTTTAATCGCTGAGGTACTTTACTAGTAGTAATTATTAAACTTCAATTCCCTGTTAgagattttctttttaattcccTGTTagagattttcttttttttggtgcTGAGGCTTATGCGTCAATTCTACAGAATAACTTTTGTTTTGCTTCAATTATGCAGGTGAAAGAGAGATTCAAACTTGGAAGCTTCTTCAAAGGAAgagaaaattttgaattaagaGTTTATCCTGGTGTGGATTATGCATTTATCGTCTCGATATTGATAATATATAACGAAATATACGGGGAAGGATAGGAGTTTTATCTCCATACGCTATACAAATTGGCAGGTTTTTGTGTCAAAATCCACATCTAGGACCTGGAAATATAGGAATTTTGCCTTTTTTAAGGATGTATATAGATCAGTTTTTTGCTACTTATAGATCAGTTTTTTGCTACTTAATTTGGTAGAGTAATAAGTATATCCGGTTGTAagttccttctttttcttgatcatCTCTCATTCTCTTGTATTATTGTATATCAGTGATCATAAATTACTCCCAGTGCGTTAAGAGTAATGTGAAAATTCTTGACAAAGCTGGATATGTTGTTGGGAAGTGTAATACGGTTTATATGACCATATATATTACTGACATGAGAATTTGGCTGAAGTTTGTGGTCACAGGGATATTATGGAcactagttatatatatatatatatatatatatgcaccacAATGCATCGAAActcatcaacaaaaaaaaaaaaaaaagcttacaACACTGAAAATCGAAAATGTCAACTCGAGATGATAGAAATTTAGAAACTGTTTCCAGTCATCTTGTAGATGTTGGCAGCAATAGTAATAACGCTCGTCACAACAGCTAGAACAATCATGACCACTGCGATGATCTTGTCTTTTCTTGAAGATAAGCCATGGACATCTCTGccaaataagaaataaaatgttCAGCATAAAAACAGAAAGAAATCATTCAGATTAGTAAAGGAAGGTTGAGGGGAATTAAGAAAGAGAGAGACCTTAGAGCAATTGCACCTGGGAATATGAAGGCAAGGCAAACATTTGAAGTTGATCCCATGAACTGGTAAATGTACCAGACGGATGGTATAGCAATGGCTACTATATATGAGAAGGCTAACAAGATCAACGTAAGACACATGAATCTTTTGGTATCAGCTGCCAGTAATTCCTTCTTAGGGAATATGAGTTCGTCGATATTGGCTCTCAGTGAGAAATTTAAGAGGGGGAATACCAGCATTAGGTGAAGTGCATAGCTCAGACGAACTATATCATTTAGAATGGGGCTGATTGCTATAGCGCCAGTGGACGACTTGTCAAAATTTACAAGTATATCAGCTTCGATTGAATCTCCAAAGAGAAGGTACCCAAATATGCCAATTGAGAAATAGATGACTGAACAAATCACTAGTGAAATTTGGACAGCAATGGTCATAGCTCCAGGTTTCCCGAGCTCAATTCCAATAGGGTGAACTGCATTCAAGTTTTATGTTGCATATGTCAGTAAATTAAAAATCAACACTACAAACGATCAAGTATCTAATGGATGTAGCTTTTACCATTGAAGTGAAACGCAAAAGCTGTTACGATGACTGGGATGGCGGTGAAGAGATTAAAGAACGAAGAGGTACTATCCAACTCCGGTACCATTCTTGGCCTTACTATTTGCCCTTTTGCGATTGCAATGAACGCCATTACAGAACATATACCAACAAATACAACTGCTAGGATAATTGCTACTGCTGAGCTGAACCATAATGATTCTGCACACATAAACCATAGAAACACAAATAAAACTACTAGTGAATATTTTAACTTGTTTAAATAATACAAATCAAATAGCCCCAATAAATCTCGTAGAATTTCAAGAACAGAGGACAAAATGAACTGACCTACACGCCGGTACAGGACTAGAGGAAGCACAACAAACAAGACAGTGAATAGGATCGTTAGATAACGAGAATTCCACCACTGAACCCCAAACCATTCTTGAAGAACGCCAAGGTGATCTCCTTTTCCAGAAAAGACGTCTCCTGATCATAGaaattaacaaaaaagaaatattcGGACTAGTAGAATCAATCACTATTCAGCTATCAAGACTGTCTACTGTCGTCATGCATAAGATAGTTGTCGGATCAGAAGTCAGGAAATAATGTACTCCAGTGAAATATGTCGACCACAAACAAGATTTAGTTGAATCTAGTACGTGTCAAATTACAATTGGCACTTCTACATTGCTTCCTTCTTTTCAGCTGGATATAGGAAAGAATAgatattcttcctttttcttttacttcccAATTAcagtaggtttttttttttttgccctttccAGAAGGTAAAGTTAACTTTGGACGGGCGGATCCAAGGCTTAGGTGTTTCCACGAACCAGTAGCTTTTGCTCATACTCTACATTCGTACTAAAGATTTCATTAAAAACGTATTTAATTGTGAACTCAGTTATCATTGTAAATTAATTGAGATTATTTTaagaacccataaacttcaaattctggaTTTGTCTCTGCTTTCGAATCATGTAAAGAGGTGTTACAAGAGAAGTCTAGTAAATTCTAACCTGAATTTAGATACAGAATCTCAATACAGCAAAGTTGTTTTCAGGTTATCGCACAAGTATGCAAATTCTTTCTGCACATAAACAGAGatcatatttttcatctttaaaagataaaaatttcCCTTGAGCAAATCATTAAATAATCAATTAGTGGATTAATCAGAGTGAGAGAAGCCGTTACGTAAGTAGAATCTCAAAATAATTCAGCATAGCAAATTATTCAGACTCTTTTTTCACTAATTTGATCTTAACAAGTTTTGACTCTAGAAGTTGATGAAAAACCAAACTACTATTACTTGTTCTGTCCTGAAGTCTGAACATTGCAAATGAGAAGCATTAAACAAGAAACTAAAGAATTAACATACCAATAATAATGAGGTACATGATCAAGCAACCAAGAGTCGTGATCATTACACAAATTTGTACTGCCAAAGAACCAATCTTTCCAAAGTGCTCTTTCATCAATCCAGCGTACGTCGTCGTCTCACCAGCATACGTGGCCCTCAACATGAAATTTACCGTTATGTCCACTAATAAAGCAATCAGAACAATCATCAAGAATGCAGGAATAACACCTAAGACCTTCAGTGTTGCTGGGATTGACATAATTCCTGCACCAATTATAGTGGTTGACACGTTGAACACCGCCCTCCACATCGTCCATTGGTTCACCCTAGTCAAAGAATTTTGTGGCGAAAGCAGTGGGACGTCGCTGCTGGTACCTGTCATGGACGGATCCATCCCGGAGATAATAGTTGCTGACTGAATATGCTATCAAGAAAGCTCTTAATTAAATTGCTCGTGAGACTTCAGTTCGAGATTACTTATGATGATTTGCTCTTAAAACGATAAACAAATCACGAAATTTGACAAATAATTAAGCTAGTCTATGGCTGGAGGTATTCAAATGTTACAAGGAAACAAATATGGTGACAAATGGACTCGCTAATACTAGCAACTTATAGAATGGAATTTGATGGTTCGGAGGCCTCCAAGATTATAGCAGCCTTTTGAAGTTGCTTTAGGCCAATAAGCAACAAACAACATATGATTCATATGATGTGACTTCGGTCATATCACTTACTCTATACTTTTGACTCATGAACTACGAGAATTGAATTTTATATGCTTCTGTGGTTCTCTTTTTAGCTTTTGCACATCTCTTGGAATCAAAAGACACCTCTGGAATTAGCCATGTTCTCGAATAATAAAGAGCATGATTTAGTTTGACACGGATTTCTATTACTGACTAGATGGTTTATGCCGCGCACAGGCCCAACATTTCAGATTATagtgtatttatatgtatgtagttATATTTGAGTAgtaataatatatgtatattttatattgctaataaatatatataagtttacactgtttttatatatatatatatatatatatatatatatatatatatatatatatatatatatatgttcaaaacacgattaatataacattataattTGTGTttcgtatccaaaactttattatattagtgtttctacgaatacaaagtttacaaaaatttattaatactttttaaaagaagacttgtttaaaagaaaagcTACTTtcctctttgagataaaataatagaatattTAAACGCAtctgatactttgaattttgattagattaatttaaatatgtaaaatattctattgttaatgtatgtagattggacctaaacaatacttattattttttatcaaattttgatttggataattctaattcaaattattaaattaattttacatgtttaaaacgaaacaaagtagaaatttgattttctatttaaatgaagaactgctattttttaatttttggtgaatattcttggtttagctcattttacttgccATGTTGTCTTTTGTAcgtttttttaagaaaacgtcaattagaattataatttgaataatttatcttatttattatttgatctccatttaatattattttttcgtttacgacattaatctcttttcatatttattagagtgagaataaaaatgaaaaagtaattaaattctatcttattttaaaatataaatattttaagtatatttattttagtaaacataacaaataaatgacatgatgaaatagcaaatacaacatttaaatatctagattagatctcaggctaatataagaaaagaaaggaaattgtatggttttgCTACTgaatcttttgaagaaaagcaataatatgaggTTCACgttttttgttgtacaataatttcatttgctcccactaatgggttgatacgcatgtgatAATGAATCCAGCATTATCAacttaatggggatactttgaaaattacatgaatattatttgattttttaatatgagatttatgttttttttttttatattgcttgactTTTTTAGtatgggattattttattttttttctgtttatatgagttggaggtggacgACGAAACCACTACCAACTCATGCTTCTAATATagtgaaaaaaattgaactttacTGTTGTTATCGGTGTCgtggaaaagaagaagagttCATGTGTGGTAATGATTGGCAATCGTAACGAGGGGTAAAGTGAATGCCAATTGTATGtcaattattcattttcaatGGGACAGGTCATAAGCAATTTTCTTCTCGAATTATCCAATACTGTAGTAGATAGGTGGTATTTTTGACCTGACGGAGGAGCAGACTTTAGTTTCCGTACGTATCAGCTAGCTTAAATCTTTATTGAAGCCATTTGGCATTTCTATTTACTTGTAAAACATATTATTCCCTAACCATAAACCAAAAACACTCATATTAAGAATCTGATAATGCAATTatccctatgtaataaaaataaattattttttctattgattagagcatgcacaaagAGTAATCCTTTTGACATTAAAAATTCAATAATACCAAGATACATATgacttttccaatcatcatttagatgttactttaacttttcactttttatctaagagtagagttgaaaaaaattaatctatttatgtcttaatttcttaaggtgatacttattatgagataatttcttTTAACTAAAGTGGCATTTATTATGGAACGGAAGGAGTACTAAAGTAGAGCAAATTCCATGGATTGTCATCCACTTTATGTTCATTTAAATTTATTGCTTTTTATTACATAAAAAGCATCTTACTTTGCTCCGGTTATCACGAAGATTACTTTTGCCGGATCTTATAAAATTACCACCTGAAAAGTGATATGGCATTCTTAATTAGTgcatttgattaattaaaataggATTAATGTACTAAACCTCCATTATACCTATAATATAATATTCAAATCAGTAGCTGAGAGTCAGTTTCTACCATTATCTCCTTGCAATCATGTTCCCGATGTTGtttaagaacttcttgtttgcAATAAATTTTTGATATACGGAAAATAAACTGcaatcacaaacaaaatatgatgaaacatgaatattttattgataaaaatTTGTGAATACAAATCTGTTTATTCCCTTGATTCTTATCTCCTGAATTTTCTCCGAAATTCGAGGACTGTTAGTAGCGTAATTCTCGATCGTAGGATGACTTCCTTGTGatgtatttgatctccaatAACATCTGACAATTTAATAAAGTCAATATTCGATGCGTTAATCTCTTTCTAAATATCCCAAGAATTTATGGGATTTTCGAGATGTCTTTTCAAGAGAATATGTGCCCCTATATATAGGCGTGAGTGTTACATCCTGTATTTTTCATACGTTAAATTGCGTCGTAAGCTAGTCGAAGTGAGCTCGAAGGGTAAGAGTATCTTTGAGGATTATAAGTGTTTATAGAGGTTGGAAGTTAATCGAATAAAAAAGAATAAGTTTGGGCGAAATGTCCCGACTTATGGAGTGACTTACGAATCGTACATTGGAGGTACGGGTCGATGTTATAACCCTTATTTTTAGGGTAGTTCTAGGAGTTGTTAACATGCTATGAAGGTATTGTTATGAGGTATTTGAATCGTATAATAGTTTTATGTTAAGTGTTGAAGTCAAGGAAAttgtaaaataaaaatgggGTGATCCGCCCACCAAATTgaaggtctacgagtctagttttcaactcATTAAACCGTTCGTCGATATGATGTCGGGGTAGGGAGATATATGCGTTTTACCCGGACTGCACAGGTAGCCCCTTTAGGACCCACATAGGCGGTGGATAAATCCACCTATTTAAAAGGGGTGCTAGGCTCATTTCGGGTCATTTTCGACTAGCTCTCATTCCTCACAGCATCTAAAGACTCTCTAAAGGTTTGTACATGATCCAAAGGTGAAATCAAAGGTGGATAACATAAATCCAACGTCGGGAATCTCGTGACGCTAGTTAGATCAAGTTCTTCTAATTTATTGTTGAGTTGGAGGTTTTCTTGTGAAGTAATCTCAGGTTAGAGGTCATTCTTGTTGTTTGAGGTAAGGTTATGTCTCTTCTACATGTATTTGAGCTTGTATATGTTTTGGCTAGATTGTTTGGTTGAGAATCTACAAAGTGTAGGTCAGAAATAGTTTTTGAGTTTTTGTAGTATATTGGACTATTTTGGGAGTTGTTCATGTTGTGCATCCCAACCTACTTTCTTTTCCTATGCAGTATCCAATTTTCTCCTATTGGATGAAACACGTTACTCTACCTATTCTATGCTAACATCTTGCAGAATATAAATTGCAGGTAAGTAAAGAACGCAATGATTTTTACGTAAAAACCACCCGGCTCACAATGGCGATAAAAAACACGACTTAAACCTCTGTAAGATTTAcccaaactccactacaacgGTGAGCCTCTACAAATTCAAGTTATAGACtttgtaacctaggaactaacctctAATCCCTATCTTACTAATCTCCCTAGACTAGTAAGCAACCTTCAAGTCGATccccaacttgaagttgaatttacaaCGTTTTTGTATCTAACTgtaatgcttctaataaagcGGATAAATATACAACTCGATAGCCCAACCTAATACAAGTTTTCTAGACTCAAGATATACCCCATTCTACagcttcttcaatcttcttctcgTACTAGGGATGCACGCCTAGATTCTGAATATTCTTGATAAATCTTTTGATAGCTCGATATtttgaattctctctttgtgggtgtgCTTCCTTCTTCTTGGTAAGACTAGGATATATATAGCATTGAGTGCACAGCAGGTCGGCAAACAGAAAACTCTCTACGAGCAGGCCTATGAGATATATTAGGGTTTGTATTGAATTGGGATTCTTGCCTTTTGGATTGACTTCATTGTCCTTCTAGGAGTCTGAAGAATCTTGTTTAATTGTGGCAAGGAATCCTATAAACTTGACCGACAAGTCTTCACCATAAATctgcaaatcctagttgttGTAGAACTTGCGTTGGgacatgttcacgaacctgtttcatccacctggttcgtccgcctctgaatctctgcattgtctgagatggaacatgttcCCGAACCTGATCCATTATCCCCTTCGCGTTCATTCCTCCGACTTTATCGTGAGCCTGTTTTTGTGATAGGCGATGGAACATGTTGATAGATCTATTTCATAGCATCATGCTCTTTGCTCTGTGTCCGTATTTCTTCATTTAGATTTATTCATTTCTGGAATAAATCATGTGCTCATCCTTGTCCAGCTCTGTGACTCTGATCATGTTCTTGTTCTGTGTTGAAACATGTTTGCAGACCTGGTTCATATGCTTTGTCTTCAGCTCTCTTTATTCAAAGAAAATACTTCTGAGTCATCTTCACATTATCTCTTCATGATCTATTTTCTTCTGATTCATTCGTCACCTGCACCCGATGAGTCCTTGAGATAAAACATGTTTTTCATGCTTGTTCTATCTTCAATGAACTGCTcttgactaagtcatcttcatctccTTTGCTCTGCATCTGTCTCAGTAATAGATCATGTATGTGGATGCTTCATTATCTCTCTGATTTGATCATTGCACTTGTCTTTGCATTTGCACACATGTTTCAATCTAGATTCATGTGTATGCTCTTTTCTGTAGCTTCTTTGCAATAGAACATGTCTATGGACCTGTTTTAACCGTCCTGTGTTGCTTTCTTTTTTAGACCTTTTACATTGTCTGGAACCTCTGCTTCATCTCAACCAACTGTCTAACTTTGTTCAGTTTACCTTGTCAATTATCACATGTATCTAGACTTGGTTTCTTTGCATTGTAGGTTCACTTtgtcaataattaaaacttcaCACATGGCTTTATACCAACAGTTCCAAGTTGAAGCAAGCTATAATCTGAGTTGTTTTGGTTGTATTGAAGGTAAGAGATCCTTTCCCCTTAATGTATATGAGTTGGTGTTAGTTATAGTTGTGTTATCTCCATGAAAATATGTGGAATAACAAGTAGAAGTTATAAACtagttttgaatgttgttgtaATGGGTTGTTGGAActgttcttgtgttgttgaaggGTTGAACGTGTGATTGTTGGTTGTTAATGAtggtgttttgtgtgttgtggggATGTTACGAACTTGGGGATATGTAAAAGAAACAgggagatgttgtccgattcTTTTCAAACCAAACTTGTTACTCGAAATATGAGTATTGTATCATTTGTAGCTTGACgctaatattattattgttcattGTAGATTGAAGCGTAAAGGAAATTGTTCCCAACAGTAGTAAGAGCTTggcgtaaggtatgtaaaagctatcccttccttcCTTTTGGCATGAACCTGTAATCAATATGAGTCAAACGAGCATATAGGAAAAGAGTAATTCATAGAATTTTTATATCTCTGTTATTCCATCTTACTTGTGGTGAAGTTATCCCTCCTCGAGAGTCTATATTCAGTTAGAGCTATAGTATATCTAGTTGAGAAACAGAaagtatatcatgcatatcatttaTAGCATCATTACATATATTTGCCTTCGAGGCTATGCattcatcattatatacatttgccttcggggctatacaGTGCTATAGATTGCTTTCGGGGCTATACAGAGATACAatttgccttcggggctatacaGAGATACAacttgccttcggggctatacaGAGATACAATTTTCCTTCAGGGCTATTTACATTTGCCTTCAGGGTTATGCACTGCCTTTGGACCATTCAcgttgccttcggggctatgcaCTTACACAGGGACCCCACATGAGGCAGGATAATTTATTTTCAGTATTGCATTCAAGACACGAGACAGAGACAAGTAGATATGTTTCCAGATTATCATTGAATTAATCCTCAGTTTACATTCagtatatcttgtatatcagTTTAGTTTAAGTTTCAGTTATTCAGTTGCctcacatactcggtatattgttttgtactgacgtcccttttgccggggaTGCTGCATTTAATGCTTGCGCAGTCCCGACGACGGTATATACGAGCCTTCATAGTAGACGGTGTCGAGTATCAACTAGATTGGTATGCTCCATTTCATCCAAAGTTACCAGGTCAAGAGTTGGAGTCATTTTACATACATAGACATGATGGGTAGAGGGGGCTTTGTCCGGACCACAATACAGTTATGTTTTTCTTAGAGGCTTATAGGCTTGTCTTATACGTACAATATGTCAgcatggtagccttgtcggccttgtatatatttgtttgggGTTTTGTTGTTTGTAGATATGTATGGTGGCCTTGTCGGTCCACATAGgtgcttatatatatgttggggAGATCCCATTTTAGTGAGATAGTTATTATCTACATATTATTCAGATTACACCCTTGTCAGCCTAAGATAGCATACTTGTGTTATAgattggccttgtcggcctagaTTGTTGTGTATGTTCAGGTTAAATGAGTTACAGTAGTATGCTCGGAGTCAAGTAAGGCATCAGGTGCCAGCCACGCCTCCTTAGGATTGGGGAGTGGCAGTTTGCTAGGTTTAGTGTAGAATAGCCTCCAAGAAACCCTAACATACCTTAGAGTTTAAAGATGGATTGAACTTGTCTTGTAGAGTCTATTTCAAATCTGataaaattttgatttataCAAATACCCCTGACTTCAAGGTTTGTCGGAGTGTAGACTTGCTGAAACTCAAAGACGAGACTTGAAGTGCCCATAAAAATGAAGCTTCCATCTTTGCAATTTGGTGGCTTCAGATTTGGCATATCTTTTTAtgagagaagagatgaaagGCAGATTTGGTCCCACTGGGCATACCAATTTGTTTGCAACAAACTTTTTACATGCATAAAATAAACTGAaaccataaataaaatatgaagaaacgggaatattttattgatacaCATTTGTGAGTACAAATCTTTTTGTTCACTTGATTATTCTCTCCTGAATTTTCTCCGTAATTCGAGGGCCGTTAGTAGCGTATTCCTTGAACGTAGGATGACCTCCTTGTGATGTATTTGATCTCCAAGAACATCTAGCAATTTGATGGCTTGATCTCTTTGTAAATATCCCAAAGATTTATGGGATTTTTGAGATGTCTTAATATG
This portion of the Lycium ferocissimum isolate CSIRO_LF1 chromosome 1, AGI_CSIRO_Lferr_CH_V1, whole genome shotgun sequence genome encodes:
- the LOC132053596 gene encoding protein LURP-one-related 14-like, which produces MFKPEINFEVPLIPIVGDGFCFPYLVNLTVKKKVLGLSHIDIDVLDDTGNSLLQGDGKVWHLRKKKRIITDPAGLPLLTLREKTLSWRNTWKVYRGESSDRNDVLYTVKRSSTIQMKMQLDVFLASNVNGEICDFHVKGSFTNQSFKVYKRDTLIAEVKERFKLGSFFKGRENFELRVYPGVDYAFIVSILIIYNEIYGEG
- the LOC132053590 gene encoding amino acid transporter AVT6C-like, translating into MDPSMTGTSSDVPLLSPQNSLTRVNQWTMWRAVFNVSTTIIGAGIMSIPATLKVLGVIPAFLMIVLIALLVDITVNFMLRATYAGETTTYAGLMKEHFGKIGSLAVQICVMITTLGCLIMYLIIIGDVFSGKGDHLGVLQEWFGVQWWNSRYLTILFTVLFVVLPLVLYRRVESLWFSSAVAIILAVVFVGICSVMAFIAIAKGQIVRPRMVPELDSTSSFFNLFTAIPVIVTAFAFHFNVHPIGIELGKPGAMTIAVQISLVICSVIYFSIGIFGYLLFGDSIEADILVNFDKSSTGAIAISPILNDIVRLSYALHLMLVFPLLNFSLRANIDELIFPKKELLAADTKRFMCLTLILLAFSYIVAIAIPSVWYIYQFMGSTSNVCLAFIFPGAIALRDVHGLSSRKDKIIAVVMIVLAVVTSVITIAANIYKMTGNSF